A single window of Candidatus Bathyarchaeota archaeon DNA harbors:
- a CDS encoding cysteine desulfurase — MFDPYEVRKDFPILDREINGYKMIYFDNAATSQKPIQVIEAIKNFYERHNANVHRGVHTLSQEASELYENAHEEVGSFINAEGIEEVIFVKNTTEAINLVAYSWALNKLSKEDEVLTTLMEHHSNIVPWEILSKIKGFKVKYADVNNDGSINSKSLEELITNKTKVVCISHMSNVTGAITDIEKISKLTHDYGAIIVVDGAQSVPRMPVDVKKLDIDFLAFSGHKMLGPTGIGVLYGKKELLNEMEPFLGGGSMIKSVKCSSPEGNCQIDWHNLPWKFEAGTPNICGGVALAEAVRYLKKLGMENVYKYEAQLTEYALKRFGEFEKVKVYGPKDATARGGIIPFNIDEMNPHDVALLLDGFGIMVRSGYHCAEPLHRKLGIKGSVRASFYVYNTKEEIDRFIEVLKGIENVG; from the coding sequence GTGTTTGATCCATATGAAGTTAGGAAAGATTTTCCTATTCTTGATAGGGAAATTAACGGTTATAAAATGATATATTTTGATAACGCCGCAACTTCTCAAAAGCCAATTCAAGTTATAGAGGCAATTAAAAACTTCTATGAAAGGCATAATGCAAACGTTCACAGGGGAGTTCACACCCTTTCACAGGAGGCTTCAGAACTTTACGAAAATGCACATGAAGAAGTTGGCAGCTTCATAAACGCCGAAGGAATTGAGGAGGTAATTTTCGTTAAAAATACTACAGAAGCCATAAACTTGGTTGCCTACTCTTGGGCGTTAAACAAACTAAGCAAAGAAGACGAAGTTTTAACTACGTTGATGGAGCACCACAGCAACATAGTCCCCTGGGAAATCCTATCGAAGATTAAGGGCTTCAAAGTCAAATATGCAGACGTAAATAATGACGGAAGCATAAACTCCAAAAGCCTAGAAGAACTTATTACAAACAAGACGAAAGTCGTCTGCATATCTCACATGTCAAATGTAACTGGAGCAATAACCGATATAGAAAAAATCTCAAAGCTTACACATGATTATGGAGCAATAATAGTTGTTGACGGGGCACAGTCGGTTCCACGCATGCCAGTAGACGTCAAAAAACTTGACATAGACTTTCTAGCTTTTTCTGGGCATAAAATGCTCGGCCCAACTGGCATAGGAGTACTCTACGGCAAGAAGGAGCTTTTAAATGAAATGGAGCCTTTCCTCGGCGGCGGAAGCATGATAAAGTCAGTTAAGTGCAGTTCACCTGAAGGAAACTGCCAGATAGACTGGCATAACTTACCGTGGAAGTTCGAGGCGGGAACCCCCAACATTTGCGGCGGAGTAGCCCTAGCTGAGGCAGTAAGATACCTGAAAAAGCTTGGAATGGAAAACGTCTACAAATATGAAGCTCAACTAACCGAGTACGCCTTGAAAAGATTTGGAGAATTTGAAAAAGTCAAAGTTTACGGCCCAAAAGATGCTACTGCGAGGGGCGGAATAATTCCCTTCAACATAGATGAAATGAACCCGCATGATGTTGCACTTTTGCTTGACGGCTTTGGCATAATGGTTAGAAGCGGATACCACTGTGCAGAACCTCTACATAGAAAGCTTGGAATTAAAGGCTCAGTCAGAGCAAGCTTTTACGTTTACAATACAAAGGAGGAAATCGACCGGTTCATAGAGGTTCTAAAGGGAATCGAAAATGTCGGATAA
- a CDS encoding iron-sulfur cluster assembly scaffold protein — translation MMSRSPLPYNPKILELFRNPKNLGKMEDATVSAVAGNPACGDMITFYLKIDEEKEIIEKASFESYGCAANIATSSILTEIIKGKTLKEAWQVSWKTVVKEVGGLPSVKFHCGILAVGALKRAIRLYYKQKGKKPEWLPEEQTFEEKQALEEEELAEMLAKKMGEIEGER, via the coding sequence ATAATGTCACGTTCCCCACTGCCATATAACCCGAAGATTCTTGAGCTTTTCAGAAACCCAAAAAACCTCGGTAAAATGGAAGATGCAACCGTCTCAGCGGTAGCGGGAAACCCTGCCTGCGGAGACATGATAACCTTTTACTTAAAAATTGATGAGGAAAAAGAGATTATTGAAAAGGCTAGTTTTGAAAGCTACGGCTGTGCAGCCAATATTGCAACTTCCAGCATACTAACGGAGATTATTAAGGGCAAAACCTTAAAGGAGGCTTGGCAGGTTTCATGGAAAACCGTTGTAAAAGAAGTAGGAGGACTACCTTCAGTAAAGTTTCACTGTGGAATTTTAGCTGTAGGAGCGCTCAAAAGGGCAATAAGATTATACTATAAGCAAAAGGGGAAGAAGCCAGAGTGGCTTCCCGAAGAACAAACTTTTGAAGAGAAACAAGCATTAGAAGAAGAGGAACTTGCAGAAATGCTTGCAAAGAAAATGGGTGAAATTGAAGGGGAAAGATGA
- a CDS encoding cysteine desulfurase yields the protein MVESVEELIKAHKGIKKEVYLDLENSSPVPKEVVEAMLPYFNQTAYGNPTLTHKPGWEAYETIIKSAKKIASFLGAKNLEEINFTPGETEANNLAIIGTALKKRKEGKKIIVSEIEPLNILHVCQMLEKDGFKTVKVPVDKEGFVKLEKLKEAVDRNTVLACFSAVNNEIGTIQPIREILDIVKDKNPNTVFHADLSDAYGRVSFDVNKIPVDMATVSSYKILGPRGVGALYVREGFRLQRIIEGQIGTQRLWPGIENTPLIVGFVKASELAFENFEQNVSHMKRLRDKLINGILSKIDETLLNGPIGDKRSPDNVNISFLKCEGEALTIELSLKGVYVSSGSACTRRALQPSHVLVAIERKFEEAHGSILMKVSRYHKEEDINYVLKVIPEAVARLRKIYGSMGET from the coding sequence TTGGTTGAAAGCGTTGAAGAGTTGATTAAGGCTCATAAAGGCATAAAGAAGGAAGTTTACCTTGACCTGGAGAATTCAAGCCCTGTTCCCAAAGAAGTAGTTGAAGCTATGCTTCCCTACTTTAATCAGACAGCTTACGGCAACCCTACGCTTACACATAAACCTGGTTGGGAAGCATATGAAACCATCATAAAGTCTGCTAAAAAAATAGCCAGCTTTCTTGGAGCCAAAAACCTTGAAGAAATAAATTTTACACCTGGAGAAACTGAAGCAAACAACTTGGCAATCATTGGAACAGCCCTAAAAAAGAGGAAAGAAGGTAAAAAGATAATTGTTTCTGAAATTGAGCCGTTAAACATCCTTCATGTTTGTCAAATGCTAGAGAAAGACGGCTTTAAAACCGTAAAAGTTCCAGTTGACAAAGAGGGCTTTGTAAAACTTGAGAAGCTAAAGGAAGCTGTCGACAGAAACACTGTTCTGGCATGCTTCTCGGCTGTAAATAACGAGATCGGCACAATACAGCCGATAAGAGAAATATTAGACATAGTTAAAGATAAAAATCCGAACACCGTTTTCCACGCAGACCTTTCAGATGCCTACGGTAGAGTATCATTCGATGTCAACAAAATTCCCGTTGACATGGCTACAGTTAGCAGCTATAAGATTTTGGGGCCAAGAGGAGTGGGGGCATTATATGTAAGAGAAGGTTTTAGGCTTCAACGCATAATTGAAGGGCAAATTGGTACGCAGAGGCTTTGGCCTGGAATTGAAAATACCCCTCTCATAGTAGGGTTTGTGAAAGCTTCTGAACTTGCCTTCGAAAACTTTGAGCAGAACGTCTCTCATATGAAACGCTTAAGAGATAAACTCATAAATGGAATTTTAAGCAAAATCGATGAAACCTTGCTTAACGGGCCGATAGGCGATAAGCGAAGCCCAGACAACGTCAACATAAGTTTTCTAAAATGCGAAGGAGAAGCGCTTACAATAGAATTAAGCCTTAAGGGCGTTTACGTCTCAAGCGGAAGCGCATGCACAAGGAGAGCTTTGCAGCCAAGCCACGTTTTAGTGGCCATTGAAAGAAAGTTTGAGGAAGCCCACGGAAGCATACTCATGAAAGTTTCACGTTACCATAAAGAAGAAGATATAAATTATGTTTTGAAGGTAATTCCAGAAGCCGTGGCAAGGCTTAGAAAAATCTACGGGTCTATGGGCGAAACATAA